Proteins from a genomic interval of Natronorubrum tibetense GA33:
- a CDS encoding ATP-binding protein yields MSNNEYLKVTPTSGPLRRSDIPAALESLHKLSNPAAESFWSRVSPRVDTAPPTFEFLAVSAGPDAPVEFYYGVNQEEHLNTLEKRLRSIYPTTFTVMRTELDLEAVLTPEPDLAGEDLESEEQGALNRENPRTDSGESDLEGFDEGEIEDETPKPSPLGVEWLGKTGRKKDWMTTIAPFVVDEPDEEYESERPPLSAVVEVLHEMTAPTVYQILWQCKPDWRDDAEIRKMDLKEGRDTWAEDLIGSWLEPVDADPADRELSQETKSRIQRIDGKHPRRTFTVNARAVAMAPDDDVEIRAELEQLKAALDPLDGPFYELRGRRIREKGFLSRQKEKRAQRHLERVLNGEMIAGSGKNRPDFVFNADELANVIVVPSADDLTVEGSRGARSEQRSRNPLPRPNPDLMAQFREGMAIGYALDENGTIQPDPIRIPPNLLTRHYGRFASTGGGKSKAIINDALSLRETTGGPVIIVDPKGDGMCANYLRCHYERFSGLDNTYQFCVPDTLPAFSFFDIRSTLEAGWRREDAIQDKVDHFHDIMRMVMGRKQYEQAFVANEILSYLIKALFDEEYGSDAFGLDDLFAAALQMQRERIVPPVAAENQNVEESLTRHFEKDDRQFQVSMDAVGNRLDKLREDAHLRRIFSHVPEQGDHGDYVDNRFDFREFLDEDATILFDLGDLRPEAQRAITLLLLSNLWDAVRVRRRDGETDYENLTNLIIEEAAPVASTKLVSEQLLPQGRSFGLSMGLVMQFPGQVRNRSERAYDEVLNNIKTKLIGNISIERDLAESLAHEDLSPTDLRNRINTLPSGEWIAQLPSPSFGETGPAPFSVKPLPIAAGHPESGSSLSVEQEDHFETVALPRLSEQTQSQYGLAETSSESEAADNEGWGSRPNDARSISAESASPVDSTQSSFIGQATSGSVADDEGENKADTTNLLFGDPESTASEEPTGEEVETAVDENGSSPLQSPVQAGGVTVPDDELRRRGLTHDDVRFLTRILDVMNGDAPDHTLLDSMSAFKNDFDDLDVQRLVDQDLLEEGRACGRKYYTVLPAGRELLGQKLKVGPGQGDIGEKTPHKVGVKLLGLWLEARDDVEKVEPYYEYDEDTVFDVAGLDTDGELVWVGEAELASNNKHAPVDDYDKQSRVDANAVWAFNRRETAVEVLDHLAEADRIESSVSGRAARSFSDIREAVESFDAAGLTTIRSFNKLDQEFNS; encoded by the coding sequence ATGAGTAACAACGAGTATCTGAAAGTGACCCCGACGTCGGGACCACTCCGTCGGTCGGATATTCCAGCCGCTCTTGAGAGCCTTCATAAACTGTCGAACCCAGCGGCAGAGAGTTTCTGGAGCCGGGTGAGTCCTAGAGTGGACACAGCTCCACCGACGTTCGAATTCCTCGCCGTCTCTGCAGGCCCTGATGCACCAGTAGAGTTCTACTATGGGGTCAACCAGGAAGAACACCTCAACACGCTTGAAAAGCGCCTCCGGTCGATTTACCCAACCACATTCACGGTTATGCGAACGGAACTCGATCTCGAGGCGGTTCTCACACCTGAACCCGACTTGGCGGGGGAAGATCTCGAGTCTGAGGAACAGGGAGCGTTGAATCGAGAGAATCCTCGAACTGATTCGGGAGAGAGTGATTTGGAAGGTTTCGATGAAGGTGAAATAGAAGACGAAACCCCGAAGCCCTCACCACTGGGGGTCGAGTGGCTCGGTAAAACTGGCCGCAAAAAAGACTGGATGACGACCATCGCGCCGTTTGTCGTCGACGAACCCGATGAGGAATACGAATCAGAGCGACCACCGCTTTCGGCCGTTGTTGAGGTTCTCCATGAGATGACCGCACCCACTGTCTATCAGATTCTCTGGCAGTGCAAACCTGACTGGCGGGATGATGCTGAAATCCGAAAAATGGATCTCAAGGAGGGACGCGATACCTGGGCTGAAGACCTCATCGGCTCGTGGCTCGAGCCTGTCGATGCAGATCCTGCAGATCGAGAGCTGTCTCAGGAGACCAAAAGCCGTATTCAGAGAATCGACGGCAAACACCCACGTCGAACGTTCACCGTCAATGCTCGAGCCGTTGCAATGGCTCCTGACGACGATGTTGAGATCCGGGCAGAACTCGAGCAGCTGAAGGCAGCACTCGATCCACTCGATGGCCCGTTTTACGAACTCCGCGGCCGGCGTATCCGAGAGAAAGGATTCCTTTCGAGGCAGAAAGAAAAACGAGCTCAACGCCATCTCGAGCGAGTTCTCAACGGAGAGATGATCGCCGGTAGCGGGAAGAATCGGCCAGATTTCGTGTTCAATGCGGACGAACTCGCGAACGTGATCGTTGTTCCGAGCGCCGATGACTTGACCGTTGAGGGCTCTCGAGGTGCGCGTTCAGAGCAGCGCAGTCGCAATCCACTGCCACGACCGAATCCTGATTTGATGGCACAGTTCCGTGAGGGGATGGCGATCGGATATGCACTTGATGAAAATGGTACCATCCAACCAGACCCGATACGGATTCCGCCAAATCTCTTAACGAGACACTACGGCCGATTTGCATCAACTGGGGGTGGAAAGTCGAAAGCCATCATCAATGATGCGCTGTCTCTCAGAGAGACGACAGGTGGGCCGGTTATTATCGTCGATCCGAAAGGCGACGGGATGTGTGCGAACTATCTTCGTTGTCACTACGAACGGTTCAGCGGATTGGACAACACCTATCAGTTCTGCGTTCCGGACACCCTCCCTGCTTTCTCTTTCTTCGATATTCGTTCGACACTTGAAGCTGGGTGGAGGCGCGAGGATGCGATCCAAGACAAGGTCGATCACTTCCACGACATCATGCGGATGGTTATGGGTCGCAAACAGTATGAACAGGCGTTCGTCGCCAACGAGATTCTCAGCTACCTCATCAAGGCGCTCTTCGACGAGGAATACGGTAGTGACGCCTTCGGCCTCGATGATCTCTTTGCGGCTGCACTCCAGATGCAACGCGAGCGGATAGTTCCTCCTGTGGCTGCCGAGAACCAAAATGTCGAGGAGTCGCTTACGCGCCACTTCGAGAAAGATGATCGGCAATTCCAGGTGTCGATGGACGCCGTCGGGAATCGCCTCGATAAACTCAGAGAAGACGCGCACCTGCGACGTATCTTCAGTCACGTTCCGGAACAGGGCGATCACGGCGACTACGTCGACAACCGATTCGACTTCCGCGAGTTCCTCGACGAAGATGCCACGATCTTGTTCGACTTAGGTGATCTCCGGCCGGAGGCTCAGCGAGCAATTACACTCCTCCTGTTGAGCAATCTCTGGGACGCGGTGCGGGTGCGTCGACGTGATGGGGAGACAGACTACGAGAATCTCACCAACCTCATCATCGAGGAGGCAGCCCCCGTCGCCTCGACGAAACTCGTTTCCGAGCAACTGCTTCCCCAGGGTCGGTCGTTCGGCCTGAGCATGGGACTGGTGATGCAGTTCCCCGGACAGGTCAGGAATCGAAGCGAGCGTGCCTACGACGAGGTCCTCAACAACATCAAAACGAAGCTTATCGGGAACATCTCCATCGAGCGCGACCTCGCCGAGTCGCTGGCCCACGAAGACCTGAGTCCGACTGACCTCCGAAATCGGATCAACACGCTCCCCAGTGGGGAATGGATCGCGCAACTCCCGAGTCCGTCATTCGGGGAGACGGGTCCAGCCCCGTTTTCGGTGAAGCCGCTCCCGATAGCAGCCGGCCATCCAGAGAGCGGCTCGTCGCTCTCTGTCGAACAGGAGGACCACTTCGAGACCGTGGCCCTCCCTCGGCTGTCGGAGCAAACACAGAGCCAGTACGGACTTGCTGAGACCTCTAGCGAATCAGAGGCAGCCGACAATGAAGGATGGGGAAGTAGGCCGAACGATGCACGGTCGATATCCGCAGAATCGGCTAGCCCTGTGGACTCGACGCAGTCGTCGTTCATCGGACAGGCAACCAGTGGTTCAGTAGCCGACGACGAGGGAGAGAACAAAGCGGACACCACCAACTTACTGTTTGGAGATCCCGAGTCAACTGCGTCAGAAGAGCCAACCGGTGAAGAGGTGGAGACAGCTGTCGACGAGAACGGATCATCGCCATTACAGTCGCCAGTACAGGCTGGTGGTGTAACCGTCCCAGATGACGAGCTTCGACGACGCGGACTCACTCATGACGACGTCCGATTCCTGACTCGCATCCTCGACGTGATGAATGGTGACGCCCCGGACCACACACTCTTGGATTCGATGAGTGCGTTCAAGAACGACTTTGACGACCTGGACGTGCAACGGCTCGTCGATCAAGACCTGCTGGAGGAAGGACGAGCGTGCGGTCGGAAGTACTACACCGTACTCCCGGCAGGGCGGGAACTGCTCGGCCAGAAGCTCAAGGTCGGCCCTGGTCAGGGGGATATCGGTGAGAAGACGCCGCACAAGGTCGGTGTGAAGCTGCTCGGACTGTGGTTAGAAGCCCGCGACGATGTCGAGAAGGTCGAACCATACTACGAGTACGATGAGGATACGGTGTTCGACGTTGCCGGTCTCGATACTGACGGAGAACTCGTGTGGGTCGGTGAAGCCGAACTCGCGAGCAACAACAAACACGCGCCGGTCGACGACTACGACAAGCAGAGTCGGGTGGACGCAAACGCTGTCTGGGCGTTCAACAGACGTGAGACCGCCGTCGAGGTGTTAGACCATCTCGCAGAGGCCGACCGAATAGAAAGCAGTGTGAGCGGCCGTGCAGCCCGATCGTTCTCCGACATTCGAGAGGCCGTTGAATCGTTCGATGCAGCTGGGCTGACGACGATTCGGAGCTTCAACAAACTTGATCAGGAGTTCAATTCATGA
- a CDS encoding VirB4 family type IV secretion system protein, translating into MIEALPDPGTQAGLSLYIGATALLTLLAKVGWDRWRAEDVEEVELADLLEETTVEDGLEEGQILDDIAEHHQHVVAPAAIEWDTRTARVGDQWTSTLYIADYPDYPKDGYLTELFELTDVEFDLTVHITPKSQQQARDELQRVADDLQADADLERTVRGSYLQERANEALSTYKSVENGSRVFEQGMFITVRAESRDELRDAVRTVRSRLREQPAGLSPKTAICKQDLAIQAAAPIGPNPFGREATALGGAVGALLASPHNATILEDGGVEFGVHWKNQSPVVIDPFARENGYAMFTIGDPGSGKSFGSKQNFIRSIEQSEDRIGIILEPLNNWAGVAEALGGERITIGGDMGLNPLEIKPTPERVQRAMGKDASPYREKLDSVMSFLSNYFALRGITLGDRRTTLETAIERAYSRNGITDDIATHHNESPTMRDVLDILEEMVETPTEYVVRTDEEASKIGEDATWLIDQLRPFAEDGRYENLGRETEFDIRDEKVIYLDLAQQEGSLGGSTSLVMQLLISLVYERAKETDKEVVFVIDEARYIMQDAASLEYLEIVFRHHRHHNLSIRLVTQTVDEFFQHPESEAIIDQCAIKQFHHLDGMDREWANEFGLNSAQMRFVQEAVPGNDRTGYSEALVGVDGEWRGIEVRAMEDETAVIDFDPKSQSQTELPGRSADTSTELSMKTDPTTSRQVSTPPQTDGGKHGGESNHE; encoded by the coding sequence ATGATCGAGGCACTCCCTGATCCAGGGACACAGGCTGGGCTTTCCCTCTATATCGGTGCAACGGCATTGCTCACGCTTCTCGCGAAGGTGGGGTGGGATCGTTGGCGAGCCGAGGACGTCGAAGAAGTCGAACTCGCAGATCTCCTCGAGGAGACGACCGTGGAAGACGGCCTCGAGGAAGGGCAGATCCTCGACGACATCGCCGAACATCACCAACACGTCGTCGCGCCGGCGGCGATCGAGTGGGATACACGTACTGCTCGTGTCGGTGATCAGTGGACGTCCACACTCTACATCGCCGATTACCCGGATTACCCGAAAGACGGCTATCTGACCGAACTCTTCGAGCTCACGGACGTCGAGTTCGATCTGACGGTCCATATCACCCCGAAGAGTCAGCAGCAGGCTCGAGACGAACTCCAGCGAGTGGCCGACGACCTCCAGGCCGATGCTGACCTCGAGCGTACTGTCCGTGGGAGCTATCTTCAGGAGCGAGCCAACGAGGCGCTGTCGACGTACAAGAGCGTTGAGAACGGGAGCCGGGTGTTCGAGCAAGGCATGTTCATTACGGTTCGAGCGGAGTCACGTGACGAGCTTCGTGACGCCGTCCGGACAGTTCGGAGCCGGCTTCGTGAGCAACCCGCTGGGCTCTCGCCGAAGACAGCAATTTGCAAACAAGACCTCGCCATCCAGGCTGCAGCCCCAATCGGTCCCAACCCGTTCGGCCGGGAGGCCACAGCACTCGGTGGTGCGGTCGGTGCGTTGCTCGCGTCGCCACACAACGCCACAATCCTTGAGGACGGCGGCGTCGAGTTTGGCGTTCATTGGAAGAACCAGAGCCCTGTTGTCATCGACCCGTTCGCTCGAGAGAATGGCTATGCGATGTTCACGATCGGTGACCCAGGCTCTGGGAAATCGTTCGGCTCGAAGCAGAACTTCATCCGCTCGATCGAACAAAGCGAGGACCGTATCGGGATCATCCTCGAGCCGTTGAACAACTGGGCCGGCGTAGCCGAAGCACTCGGTGGCGAACGAATCACGATCGGCGGCGATATGGGACTGAACCCGCTCGAGATCAAGCCGACTCCCGAGCGCGTTCAGAGGGCAATGGGCAAGGACGCCAGCCCGTATCGCGAAAAGCTCGATAGCGTGATGAGCTTCCTCTCGAACTACTTCGCGCTCCGGGGAATCACACTCGGTGACCGCCGGACAACGTTGGAGACCGCGATCGAGCGTGCCTATTCACGCAACGGAATCACCGACGATATCGCGACTCATCACAACGAGAGCCCGACGATGCGGGATGTCCTCGATATCCTTGAGGAGATGGTCGAGACGCCGACGGAGTACGTCGTGCGGACTGACGAGGAAGCGTCGAAGATTGGTGAAGACGCGACGTGGCTCATCGATCAGCTTCGACCGTTCGCGGAAGACGGCCGGTATGAGAATCTGGGTCGAGAGACCGAATTTGACATCCGCGACGAGAAAGTGATCTATCTCGACCTCGCCCAGCAGGAGGGCAGTCTCGGTGGGAGCACGAGTCTCGTCATGCAGTTGCTGATCTCGCTAGTCTACGAGCGTGCGAAAGAGACGGACAAAGAGGTCGTCTTCGTCATCGACGAGGCACGCTACATCATGCAGGACGCGGCGAGTCTCGAGTACCTCGAGATTGTCTTCCGCCACCACCGACATCACAACCTCTCGATCCGACTCGTCACCCAGACCGTCGACGAGTTCTTCCAGCATCCAGAGTCCGAGGCGATCATCGACCAGTGTGCGATCAAGCAGTTCCACCACCTCGACGGGATGGATCGTGAGTGGGCCAACGAGTTCGGCCTCAACTCGGCACAGATGCGCTTCGTCCAGGAAGCCGTTCCTGGCAACGATCGGACGGGCTATTCGGAGGCGCTCGTCGGTGTCGACGGTGAGTGGCGAGGAATCGAAGTCCGAGCGATGGAGGACGAGACAGCTGTGATCGACTTCGATCCGAAATCTCAGTCACAGACTGAGTTGCCAGGCCGTTCAGCAGACACATCCACAGAGCTATCTATGAAGACTGACCCAACAACCTCACGCCAGGTCTCAACTCCACCACAGACTGATGGCGGTAAACACGGAGGTGAATCGAACCATGAGTAA
- a CDS encoding DUF7558 family protein, giving the protein MQQTLSGCAFCEALPGAEAGEAHTWGKEERVTHQICVDCAIQARPDPDERNYHACDGCGLVVDTLAALTRFRVELGHLEDPIQLCPRCSPGGPSTYWTRDLEEHLVTTAVE; this is encoded by the coding sequence ATGCAGCAGACACTCTCCGGGTGTGCCTTCTGCGAGGCGCTACCCGGTGCTGAAGCTGGTGAGGCACACACGTGGGGGAAAGAAGAGCGGGTCACGCATCAGATCTGTGTCGACTGTGCAATTCAGGCGCGACCCGATCCCGATGAGCGCAATTACCACGCCTGCGACGGGTGTGGACTCGTCGTTGACACGCTCGCGGCGCTCACGCGGTTTCGCGTCGAACTGGGCCACCTGGAAGATCCCATACAGCTCTGTCCTCGTTGTAGCCCCGGTGGACCATCCACGTATTGGACGCGCGACCTCGAGGAGCACCTAGTCACGACGGCGGTTGAGTGA
- a CDS encoding winged helix-turn-helix domain-containing protein has translation MSRTSNRTNGDVIRDFLSVADLLEEPQLAQLYAHLAREEEATVQELMNELDLAQGTAYTYVNRLVDAGVIEATTDEQPRVYVARDINLTVTAVDDAREYTITPALIDAIARRTTDDDIDTYIDRHGIAGLATALTYTVDRERGEVTHRLMARDLDISPLAAEIILQALRPVVHEHFDIEEAGASVADIEGVDRDIAGNDA, from the coding sequence ATGTCACGCACGTCAAACCGAACCAACGGCGACGTCATCCGCGACTTCCTCTCGGTCGCGGACCTCCTTGAGGAGCCACAGCTCGCCCAACTGTACGCGCATCTCGCCCGAGAGGAGGAAGCAACCGTTCAGGAACTCATGAACGAACTCGACCTCGCGCAGGGAACGGCCTACACCTATGTGAACCGGCTGGTCGACGCCGGCGTCATCGAGGCGACCACCGACGAGCAACCCCGGGTGTACGTCGCTCGCGACATCAATCTGACCGTCACAGCAGTTGATGACGCTCGCGAGTACACGATCACGCCCGCGCTCATCGACGCCATCGCCCGTCGCACGACCGACGACGACATCGATACCTACATCGACCGCCACGGTATCGCCGGACTCGCAACGGCACTCACCTACACCGTCGACCGGGAACGTGGCGAGGTCACCCACCGGCTGATGGCCCGTGATCTCGACATCTCGCCGCTCGCCGCCGAGATCATCCTGCAGGCGCTTCGCCCCGTCGTCCACGAGCACTTCGATATCGAGGAGGCAGGCGCGTCGGTCGCGGATATCGAGGGTGTCGACCGGGACATCGCCGGCAACGACGCGTGA
- a CDS encoding helix-hairpin-helix domain-containing protein encodes MSNIDGLTSSSDLRHKLEDYGFDDPMKVAVASPGELSNTLGIGESQAEQLIETAREQATPVGFKSGTEVESPPDLTEADVVDDVEGWNIRRHTPDRISWTSPSDYSVVIKAVPTRGGDQPRTYEVRGILPPAGEHNPQQSKKEERVLKREMDTVEEAVGYAVGWMETHLVEFEQDLTEFTGVSERTAEYLLLEHKIKNHQQLYELWKESTLKAVVGKQWHDDLEEEMKGKFE; translated from the coding sequence ATGTCAAACATCGACGGACTAACTTCGTCGAGTGATTTACGTCACAAGCTCGAAGATTACGGCTTCGACGATCCAATGAAAGTCGCAGTTGCCAGTCCGGGTGAACTGTCGAATACGCTTGGAATCGGTGAATCACAAGCAGAACAACTCATCGAGACTGCACGTGAGCAGGCTACTCCCGTCGGATTTAAGTCTGGTACAGAGGTCGAGTCGCCGCCAGATCTTACCGAAGCGGATGTGGTCGATGATGTTGAAGGGTGGAACATCCGCCGTCATACCCCCGATCGGATCTCGTGGACATCACCATCGGATTACTCCGTTGTCATCAAAGCGGTTCCCACGCGCGGTGGTGACCAGCCGCGAACTTACGAGGTTCGTGGTATTCTCCCGCCGGCAGGCGAGCATAACCCGCAGCAGAGCAAGAAAGAAGAGCGTGTGCTGAAGCGTGAAATGGACACAGTCGAGGAAGCGGTCGGGTACGCGGTAGGCTGGATGGAAACTCATCTGGTCGAGTTTGAGCAAGACTTGACCGAGTTTACTGGCGTCAGTGAACGAACGGCAGAGTACCTCTTGCTGGAACACAAAATTAAGAATCACCAACAACTCTACGAACTCTGGAAGGAATCAACGCTTAAAGCCGTCGTCGGGAAGCAGTGGCACGACGACCTCGAGGAGGAAATGAAGGGGAAATTCGAATAG
- a CDS encoding bifunctional DNA primase/polymerase: MTWRQATPEEIYRYYAEEFPPYRDELPSFITAKGPKQYALAFREPHPVRKDGVPDKDFIRRDTWQTNVSGERITAAFHDFDDVLEFIRHPARNDPLDRSDFALADPDLLDKPDPCPDAVYYALDHWERPWVLLVDIDAKTIARKRAAQARLDEESMGDSEELLDTAGILEADPAGYPYSFEDIERAIEYGFEVREIFEDDFNAEDTMVVYSGQGVHVYLLDTDPAHRYDAKSREVLNDLLQDTYEIPIDPVVTADRRRVARLPYSLHADVCSIVTPIESPDFDVRSATPEVLQS; encoded by the coding sequence ATGACGTGGCGCCAGGCGACTCCCGAGGAGATCTACAGGTACTACGCCGAGGAGTTCCCCCCGTACCGTGACGAACTCCCGTCGTTCATTACAGCGAAGGGGCCAAAACAGTACGCGCTTGCGTTTCGAGAACCCCACCCGGTACGGAAAGATGGAGTCCCAGACAAGGACTTTATCCGACGGGATACGTGGCAGACGAACGTCTCAGGTGAGCGGATCACGGCGGCGTTCCACGACTTCGATGACGTCCTCGAGTTCATCCGCCATCCAGCACGAAACGATCCACTCGATCGGAGTGACTTCGCGCTCGCAGATCCCGACTTGCTTGACAAACCAGACCCGTGTCCTGATGCGGTCTACTACGCCCTCGATCACTGGGAACGGCCGTGGGTGCTCCTCGTCGATATCGACGCGAAAACGATAGCCCGAAAACGGGCAGCGCAAGCGAGATTGGATGAGGAATCTATGGGGGATAGCGAGGAGCTGCTCGATACCGCGGGAATTCTCGAAGCAGACCCAGCAGGCTACCCGTATTCTTTCGAGGATATAGAACGGGCCATCGAGTACGGCTTCGAGGTGCGAGAGATCTTCGAGGACGACTTCAACGCCGAAGACACGATGGTAGTGTACAGCGGCCAGGGCGTTCACGTCTATCTCCTCGATACTGATCCCGCTCATCGGTACGACGCCAAGAGTCGAGAAGTGCTGAACGACCTTCTGCAAGACACCTACGAGATACCCATCGATCCCGTGGTTACCGCCGATCGTCGGAGGGTCGCCCGGCTACCCTACTCGTTGCACGCTGACGTCTGTAGTATCGTCACGCCGATCGAGAGCCCGGACTTCGACGTTCGGTCTGCGACACCGGAGGTGCTCCAGTCATGA
- a CDS encoding primase-associated protein, translated as MTQSTPVKDERTAYRVATLPLEYGTTRINQLFTRGYNRYIVDDEDQPEDLLNDLERFGTAAFKEDIRANAAEEPFVDEPGTLAVLATLSAICVKAHPKFEHAPSRKVQVLYDIRELYVNNLASLLREFGDGSLQQDIAEVLYAKAPGEDGPHPGRVCTGVKEMPEFGGGLYLEIPMAAASRNCLVHADTETGEDGELLTRVKNNHLYVPVGDFDTKYREYARRAFKKLLRVQEENLSEDQLTWLTTNESAITERIDRFIETGHHERIWRDWDPGERTIRVLRDAIRDAPDEVTTLGEFHSAKELFEAVEAYDPEANWKRDVCNRISSPRSLGNLLASQRDHRSLTIRQHGNTNHYRIQESSRGVQPLTVESIEDLFELPCMANMAERLHEKKPVRKDLYNFARMVMWLPQYLDSDLETIVADLKSVFSRWPWYDEQVTDYQIRYEFSNTIGGDTPLPMNCDNDDMQRYCIGQEQCPYSIWGSLPFPDEMYDQLDEVGSTGEEF; from the coding sequence ATGACTCAGTCGACGCCTGTCAAGGACGAGCGTACCGCCTATCGCGTTGCGACGCTCCCGCTGGAATACGGCACGACGCGGATCAACCAGCTGTTCACGCGGGGCTACAATCGCTACATCGTCGACGACGAAGATCAACCAGAAGACCTGTTGAACGACCTCGAGCGATTCGGGACAGCCGCGTTCAAAGAAGACATCAGAGCCAATGCCGCAGAAGAGCCCTTCGTCGATGAACCGGGAACACTCGCCGTGCTCGCGACGTTGAGTGCGATCTGCGTCAAGGCACACCCGAAGTTCGAGCACGCTCCATCGCGAAAGGTGCAGGTCCTCTACGATATTCGCGAACTCTACGTCAACAATCTCGCCTCTCTCCTTCGAGAGTTCGGCGATGGGAGTCTTCAACAGGATATAGCAGAGGTGCTGTACGCGAAAGCCCCCGGAGAGGATGGTCCGCACCCCGGTCGTGTTTGTACGGGAGTCAAAGAAATGCCCGAGTTCGGTGGTGGGTTGTACCTCGAAATCCCGATGGCTGCGGCGTCGAGGAACTGCCTCGTTCACGCCGACACTGAGACAGGAGAGGATGGGGAACTGCTCACTCGCGTTAAGAACAACCACCTCTACGTACCAGTCGGCGATTTCGATACGAAGTATCGCGAGTACGCCAGACGCGCGTTCAAAAAGCTCCTGCGAGTCCAAGAAGAGAACCTCTCGGAAGACCAGCTCACGTGGCTGACGACAAATGAATCGGCCATCACAGAGCGTATCGACCGCTTCATCGAGACAGGACACCACGAACGAATCTGGCGAGACTGGGACCCCGGTGAGCGAACTATCCGTGTGCTACGGGACGCGATTCGAGACGCTCCAGACGAAGTCACCACGCTGGGAGAGTTCCACTCGGCGAAGGAGCTGTTTGAAGCAGTGGAAGCGTACGATCCGGAAGCGAACTGGAAGCGGGACGTATGTAATCGCATCTCGAGTCCCCGGAGTCTTGGAAATCTCCTTGCATCCCAGCGCGACCACCGGAGCCTCACTATCCGGCAGCACGGAAATACGAACCACTATCGGATTCAGGAGTCTTCGCGAGGCGTCCAGCCACTCACCGTCGAGTCAATCGAAGACCTGTTTGAACTCCCCTGTATGGCGAACATGGCCGAACGCCTCCACGAGAAGAAACCAGTCCGAAAAGACCTGTACAACTTCGCCCGGATGGTGATGTGGCTGCCACAGTACCTGGATAGTGACCTCGAGACGATTGTCGCGGATCTCAAGAGCGTCTTCTCGCGGTGGCCCTGGTACGACGAACAGGTTACTGACTACCAGATTCGCTATGAGTTCTCGAACACGATCGGTGGCGACACCCCGCTTCCGATGAACTGCGACAACGACGATATGCAGCGATACTGTATCGGGCAGGAGCAGTGCCCATACTCCATCTGGGGAAGTCTCCCATTCCCAGACGAGATGTACGACCAACTGGATGAGGTAGGATCTACGGGAGAGGAGTTCTAG